The following DNA comes from Ochotona princeps isolate mOchPri1 chromosome 8, mOchPri1.hap1, whole genome shotgun sequence.
CATTACCCCTGACAGCCccgcagcagcagcccagcccctcctcccaccccgccccagcCTGGCTCCGTGCCGTTCCCTTTTATGGTGAAGCTAGGGAGAGCCAGCAGCGAGGCGGGGGAAGGTCTTCGCTGGGCAGAGGGCTGCTGGGCGCGCTGGTAGAGACCCCCCAACCACTCCCGCAGTCACCCTCTGCTTCCGGCCCCGAGCCTGTGACCCTAGGGTTCAGCCCGGCTCATCTTCCCTTTGCCCCTCCTTTACATCCGGGGGTGATTTCCCATTTGGCCCAGGTCCTATGGTGAAGGTTTAGATTCCCGGAGGGTCCGCCCAATTTCCGAGGCCCACCACCAGGGGTGCGGTGGAAGGGAGGTAGCAGGGGCAGGGTCCTTCCACTTGATTGGCTGTGGGTCCAAAAGTCTGAATGCGGCCTTGTCGGAAGGACACCCTGTCCCCATTCTGAGCCCCTCCCACTCCCATCCCCGTGAGGACAACCAGGGCAGTACCCAAAGGAAGCAcctggctgggccgggctgagctGGGGCGGGAAGCAAGGGTGGATAGCATCACAGGGGCCTTAGCAGGAAGGGCGGGGGTGGGTCCAAAGCCTGCGGGACAGGCCATCTCCCGCCTGCCCCGAAGAAACCACACACTCGTCCAAGCCCACTTCAGGCCGGCCGCCACCATAGCGGGTTCGCTTAGCGTGGCCGAGACAGCTGCAGCCAGCTGTGTGGCTCGCGGTCGGAGGTGCGCCCCCCCGCCCCCTGCGGCACGCCCCGCCCCCTGCGGCACGCCCCGCCCCTGCGGCACGCCCCGCCCCTGCGGCACGCCCCGCCCCCGCACTGGGGCCGGCGAGACTGCGGGGCTAGAGAGGCCGGCCCGATAGCGACGCACAGCCGGAAGTGGCTGGTTTAGGACGCGGCTGGCACGACGACATTCCTGTCCAGGACGCGTACCTGCGTGCGGAGCGGAGGCGGTGTTGTGTTGGAGCCGAGCGTGTCAGGTGAGAGGCGGGCGgcggggcaggcgggcaggcggggCCGAGCCGGGCCGACCCTGCGGCGGCGGGGTCGTGAAGGTCCGAGGCTCAGCCTGTCGCCCCGCAGGATGATCACGGACGTGCAGCTCGCCATCTTCGCCAACATGCTGGGCGTGTCGCTCTTCCTGCTGGTCGTGCTTTATCATTACGTGGCCGTCAACAATCCCAAGAAGCAGGAGTGAGAGTGGCGCTTTCTCCGCCCGCAGGTAATTAAGGTCCAGCCCGGGAGAGCGGGGCCCCTTTCCGCGGAGTGGGGTGCCAGCCCTGCCCCCCGCGCTCCCAGCCTCGGGTCTTGGGGGCAAGGGTTTGGGAGGTGACCCGTCCTCTCCCCCCTGAGGCCACGGGCTGGCCTGAAGGACTCCGCAGAGAGGAGTGGTGGCATCGTCCTTACCTCaagtctctccccctcttttctaGGGCTCCAGGACATAGTCTGAGGCAAGATGGAGGGTGAGGGGCCTTCACACTTCATCCCTTCCGCCCATCACGACATGCAAAGCAACTACACCTGGATTTTTCCAAACAACTTTATTTCCTCAAAGTCTTCCTTAACCCTATGGAACAGGAAGCTGCCACTTGAATAGGGCCCAGTATTAGGggctgccttttttttccctgcttcttCCCCAGTGTCCCTCCAATATAAAAATATAGTTCTGTATTTTTGTGGTCCCAAAATCTTGTGccgtggagggagggagagggtgaCAGGTCCCTAGCTGTCCTGTCTGCAGTGCCTTGGGTATCCCAAGGAGTGGAACCAGAAGCTGAGGAAGGGACTAGCATATTTCCCACCGTGTTCCCTCATCGGGGCTGTGCCCTGCCTATGGAAGTAAAGGCATCATCAGACCCGGGGAGAAACAGTGAGTGGAGGGGATTTAGGAGCAAAACAAACCTCAGGTTGGCCCAGGGGACCCCCGCTGTGGCAAGTCCTGGATGGGGAGTCAGAGAGGCTACAAGAAATAGCAAAGGCAGGGGCAGAGCGGGGCCGGGGGGGCCTGGCTTGAGGCAGCCtgcaacagagaagagagagtgatCAGGTGTGTGGAAATTGCCCCTCTTCTGGTCCATTAGCATTGTTGAGGGCCTGGGGACTGAGAGAGGCTGGGTGATGTGGGGTAAGGATGTGCAGACTGATGGTTGCATGGTGGGCTGCTGctaggcccagccagcccctaggcCGGAGGTCCTAACTAGAAGTCGTTTTGTCCCTTAAGAGTTATAGTTGAGGCTGTGGTGGGGGAAAAAACTTGGGGACTGGGTTCTTCCTGAAAGTGCATTTAGTCTTCAGGGATGAAAGGGAGCAGGGAAAGAAGACAGTTatcccccagaaatgggaatgTGGGGTGGAGGAAAtgagggctgggcctggtgctCACCCTGGTGTAGCAGAGCGGGGTTCCGGCTCACTGCTCTCCCTGGTCCGGGGTGCAGGAGATGGGGGGCCTGAGGAGCCTCTCATCCCTCTGCGAGGCGGCGGGGAGCCCCGGCCCAGCCTGGGCCTAGCCTGTGTGGACAGGGGGAGGCTGAGAGGTTGGACTCTGCCCCATGCTTGTCTGCGCTGAGGTTGCTTCTAGAGTTTCCGTGGGGTAGGCGTTAACTAGGACCTCTGTGTTGACTGGTTGAGAGGGGAAGACAGGATAACAGCCAGACAACTTCTGGATGCAGCCTTGACTGCATTCATTGTCTTTCATAATTAGGTGTGGCCGAAGGAGCTGGCCTTTATTTAACTTCCAAGGACTGGCTGAATAAAGCAGTACTATGTGGAAAGGGGCAAGAGCCATCTAGCCTCAAGTGGTGCCATCCAGTCAGCTGCTGCCTGTACTAACTGGAGCTGACCTAGCATGGGCTCTGAACTGTTCCTAGGAGCAGCAACCAGATGTGTTACCTGGGGAATCCGGGCCCCCTCCTGGCGGAAACTCTCCTCGGACAGGTCTgggcagaaagagaggagaagctaagggcaggggcagggaaagACAGCTAGCGGCCTGAGGCCCTGGTGTGTGTCTGGCAGGGACATGGGTTGGAAGCAAGCAAGACAGCTGGCTGGTGGGGATGGGTGGGATGTCAGGCAGACAGGCACGTGGGCACAGAGCAGCTTTGGTAGGGAAAGGGGTGGAGGCTGTGAAGCAGTGCAGAGCAACGTCCCTcccactccccagagggccagcGCCTTGCTGGGGGCCACAGAGCTATGAGGCTGCAGCTGGGGAAGGCTCCAAGTTACCTGCAGTCGTGTCCTGATGCAAGGGATCCGAGCTCCAGCCCCTAGCAGACCTTTCCCAATCACCATGACAGCCTCTGGCTTGTCCCCCGAGGATAAGAAGGAACTGTTTCCTAGAGAAGACAGGAAATTGATGATCAGAGTAGGGGCCATGGAAAAGAGCAGAGAACTTCCTTTGGATCAGGACTGCTCCCCCTTGGCACTGTCAAGAGTTGGGGTTGCATAACTCAGCTGAGGGGAGTGTCTGTAGTAAGATGTTCAGGTCCATAGACTAACCATTCTGATGCTTACTCCCCTGAGCCCTCACCATTTACTAAACAGAAGTATCCCAGACATTGCTAGGTTCCCCTGGGAGATAAAAATGCCCTTGGCTGAGACTCCAGTCAAGTCCCCAAGGGTAGAAGAGCAACTTGGACAAGAGTTAGAATCCATTCCAGCCTAACTAGTGTAAAAGACCTTCGAGCCTGCTCCGATCACATGGATAAACATTTAAGGATAGAGTcagctcctcccagccctggttcaggAGAGTGAGCAGGTTAGAAGTAACTACGAATGAGGAATCATAGAAGtcattcccatccagttcttcaTACAACTCAAAAGGAGAAGCAGACTGCCTGGGCTTTGTGTGAGTGTTAACGGTTAGCAGTGATGACAGGTCAAAGGCCTGTCGCTTTCTCATTCTCCAAGTCTCAGGTTGCCCAGCTCCTGGAGTCAGGGAACTTGAGAAAATAACACTTGGCAGGTGGAAAAAGCTCTCAAGTTTCTCAACTGTCAGAATGAGGATTAAAGAAGACAGTGCATCAAGCAGCAGTGTCTAGAATATGGCAAAAAAGTCaatgttaactttttttcttattttacaaaGTCTAAATACCAGCTTTTCTATCCAAAGGCACTGGTGTTGGGGAGGGGGTTGAGAAGCCAGGAAGAGAGCCAGCGTCCCTGGTCTAAAGGAATATTTCATCAGGTCAGGAAGAAGCTCTATGGGACGTGGTAGCATTGCTTACAGCATTTGCTGGAGCCAGGTCAGGAATCTGGCCTAAACCCTGGCTGGTGGAGAAGGGAGTTGGCTAACCCACATTTCAGGGGCAGTGGGTACAGACCTGATATGCTGAGTGAactgggaaggaggcaggagcccaggttgCGTGAAGAGCCTGGGCCGGAACTAACAGGAGTTGGGGATGGGGCCAGGCTACTTGCAGTGgggcgatggctcagtggctgctgCCGCCGCCTTCTGTCTTGGTTTCTGGGCTCTGAGTTGAAGAGAGAAAAGGCGAGTAAGTGTGGTCAAACACCTGTTTTCATTAGTATCTTGGGTCTTACTGCTCCTTTTCCAGCCCCTTAACTGTCAGTGTTCCCCATCTTTCTGTCCTTGGTCCTCTCATGCCTCTTAGAACCCCCACATTTCTCTCTTGCCCTTTGCTGCTGAAATTCAGCTCTAACTGTCCATGGCCCGTTTCTACCAGGGAAACTGGTCAGGCCAAACTGgtcttttcctgctttcctttcatttcttcatcttaaAGAGTAACCTACCTTCTAGGACCCTGGTTTCATCTGTCTGGTCCAGTTCCCTTACATCATGTTTAATCAGTTGGCCATTCTACCTCTGCATTTGCCTGAGTCCTTAAATCTCTTGCCACTGACAGTGTCCAGGTTAAAGGTTTGTAACTCATTCAgatttggtgggggggggggggcaaattCCCTAATGGTCTGCCTAGTTTGAATCTCTCTGCTTTTACCACCCACTCTTTTCTCAGATCCAGAATTACTCTGGAACACAGGCCTGCTGAGTAGTCACTGGTGTGCCCACTGTGGCACCAATCTGCACAGCCTCAGCAGGATGCTGATGTTTCACACCTGCTACAGCCTCAGGGCTACCAGCTTTGTGATTCTTGTATCCTGTTCTACCAAAGTCTTGAGTATCCTTCATGTTCCATCCCATGTCTCCTCTGTGAGGTCTTTTTGACTACTGGAAGTAGAGTTACATTATTCTGTCATTACTTTGTCTTGTTCACCTAAGTTAAGGGCATATGGTTATATCCTTTGGGGCAGCCCTCTCTGGCCCACCCCTTGGGGAGCCATACTACAAGTTCTAAAACATGGGGTTCCAGTGGGAATGGCAGATGGTAAATGGTTGGAGCAAGGAGGCTGGTAAGTTTGGCAGGTCCTCCATCACTGAGAGATGGCAGGTACCAAGGCTCTGAAGCTGTTAACTTTCACAGAAACAATTTCAGTGGTGATACCAGCATGCCAGCTGGCCCCTACAAAAGCAACGTGTTAGTCACAAGAGCTCTAGAAAGTTGGCAATGGTAATATCTTTTCCAGATACACTGGATTATCACAGGCAGCATCAGGGATACTTCGGAAAGGTGCCAAGCTAAGAAAGGAGAGGTCTTAAGCAGAAACCACTCTACCTGTAGGGGTTGCACTGAGACACTGCACACCAATTAAGAGTCCAGGACAGGAGTCAAGAGAAACAAGCAGAGTGCAAGGGGCTCATGAGttaatacaggatgccagcaggaCAAGTGGAGAGACTCCATCATAATCAAGTAACCTGAAACATTTGCTGTCACCACTGATTCAGATACACCCTGGGCCACATGTTGGCATCATGTCCAGGTAACTGTGCAGCAGATAGAATACTGAACTGGATAGAGGAGATCCCCAGTTTGTAGATGATCTGAGAAATAATGTGCACACCATATACACATCCCAAGGAAGAAGGATGTTAAAGCCTTTGAGACATATGTTGTGTTCTAGTGAGAAACTTAGTGACATTCAAGAGAGTATAGAGCAAAACAGGCAAATGATGTAAAAAAGGTCCAAACAAAATGTAGCAGTGGGGGATTGTGGGAAAGAAGCCAAGAGACATCCCAGGAATCCTGCTCTAATGAGAATTGCAGGAGAGGAGACAGTCTGATTTGGGTGTGCTCTGATCTGTTGAGTAGGGCAGAGAGATGGCATTACAGTCACTATCTATAAGACTAACCGAAGTCAGCCTGCCTAGGAGTTGTGTACACAAAGCCCAGCATCCCTTGTTCTGTTAGTGTTTTTTACTCTGGGCTCTGGAATTATCCATGCCCACTCAGTCCCCAGAAGACAAGAGTGACAGGAGAAGCTGCGGGTCTCTTAGTACTGAGCTGTAAGAGCAGGGGAAAGCAGAGGACCAGGGGCATATGTGTGAGCAGCTGTGTTCAGAGGCTGCAGCAATAAGCTGCATTTGGAGGGTGGCAGGACAGTCTTAGGGAAAGGCCCAGACCTCCCCTTGCATGAGATGGACGAGGCCTCAGTTTGAGGGAGCAGTTAA
Coding sequences within:
- the OST4 gene encoding dolichyl-diphosphooligosaccharide--protein glycosyltransferase subunit 4, which produces MITDVQLAIFANMLGVSLFLLVVLYHYVAVNNPKKQE